In one Arthrobacter jinronghuae genomic region, the following are encoded:
- a CDS encoding histone-like nucleoid-structuring protein Lsr2: protein MAQKVKIILVDDVDGGSADETVRFALDGSQYEIDLSKDNAKTLRDALKPYVDAGRKVGGRTGRPRGTGAARSNEAAQIREWARKNGYTVSERGRVNSEIIDAYRAAQS from the coding sequence ATGGCGCAAAAGGTAAAAATCATTCTCGTGGATGACGTCGACGGTGGAAGTGCGGATGAGACCGTACGGTTTGCCTTGGACGGGTCACAGTACGAGATTGATCTGTCGAAAGACAATGCGAAAACTCTCCGCGATGCATTGAAGCCGTACGTGGATGCCGGCCGCAAGGTCGGAGGCCGCACCGGGCGTCCGCGCGGCACCGGCGCAGCCCGCAGCAACGAGGCTGCACAGATCCGCGAATGGGCCCGCAAGAACGGCTACACCGTTTCCGAGCGCGGCCGCGTAAACAGCGAGATCATCGACGCCTACCGGGCCGCGCAGAGCTAG
- a CDS encoding PH domain-containing protein, which translates to MTAGAARVPGEDPGTAGTDPATGTEPEWKRVHPVSPLVRGWIALAALAYFVGRDQVESWFSGGGMDLPAGRALFWTVLALGIALVVIAGAFFLSWWFTRYQLTHDHIRVRSGVVVRRQRQARLDRVQAIDIVQPLLARIFGLAELRFEVADAGESAVRLAFLRLPDAQQLRARILNDASGADEKQSDGGSGAGDDATVPGEQQVLALSASRVIASVLLSGTTVFLMLAVAAVIVLTALTGEAASIAAMVPIIFGFGSAYWGLFSSGFNFRASVSREGIRIRSGLLDTRAQTVPPGRIQALAVRQPPLWRITGWYSISVNVAGYGAGSDGESSARTRLLPAGTSEEVLRMLALVVPDPGTEDPVGVFTAGMNGTGPAAGFTVSPRRARWLSPLSRRRNGYLVTETALLSRHGFLWRSLQVVPHSRTQSLALEQGPVARRLRLADLVLHSTPGPVSPRVVEIDADTARQLLHEQAQRARTARRRDLPEQWLRGTGPSLAKSAPAATNPAPAAPPPGSANPPPGSANPPPGSANPPPGSANPPPGSANPPPGSANPPPTPVKPPPVSKEEPPHEHR; encoded by the coding sequence GTGACCGCCGGCGCCGCCCGCGTTCCGGGCGAGGATCCCGGAACCGCCGGCACCGATCCGGCAACCGGGACCGAACCCGAGTGGAAAAGGGTGCACCCGGTCTCCCCGCTGGTCCGCGGTTGGATAGCATTGGCCGCCCTCGCCTATTTCGTGGGCAGGGACCAGGTGGAGTCGTGGTTCTCCGGCGGCGGCATGGACCTGCCCGCAGGCAGGGCGCTGTTCTGGACAGTCCTGGCGCTGGGGATCGCCCTGGTGGTTATTGCCGGCGCCTTCTTCCTGTCCTGGTGGTTTACGCGCTACCAGCTCACCCATGATCACATCCGGGTACGTTCGGGCGTGGTGGTGCGCCGCCAACGCCAGGCCCGGCTGGACCGGGTGCAGGCCATCGACATTGTCCAGCCCTTGCTCGCACGGATTTTCGGGCTGGCCGAACTGCGTTTTGAGGTAGCCGACGCCGGTGAGTCCGCAGTGCGCCTGGCGTTCCTCCGCCTGCCGGACGCACAACAGCTTCGGGCACGGATCCTGAACGACGCCTCCGGTGCCGACGAAAAACAGTCCGACGGCGGCAGCGGCGCCGGTGACGACGCAACGGTGCCTGGCGAACAGCAGGTGCTGGCTCTGTCGGCCAGCCGCGTGATTGCCTCCGTATTGCTGTCCGGGACCACCGTCTTTTTGATGCTGGCCGTCGCGGCAGTAATTGTCCTGACCGCCCTCACGGGCGAGGCCGCGTCCATCGCCGCCATGGTGCCCATCATTTTCGGTTTCGGCAGCGCGTACTGGGGCCTGTTCAGTTCGGGGTTCAACTTCCGCGCCTCCGTGTCACGGGAGGGCATCAGGATTCGCTCCGGACTGCTGGACACCCGCGCGCAGACCGTACCGCCCGGCCGGATCCAGGCCCTGGCCGTTCGGCAGCCGCCGCTTTGGCGGATCACTGGGTGGTATTCGATTTCAGTGAATGTCGCCGGGTACGGAGCGGGTTCCGACGGCGAATCATCGGCGCGTACCCGGCTGCTGCCCGCGGGTACCTCGGAGGAGGTCCTGCGGATGCTGGCCCTGGTTGTGCCCGATCCCGGAACCGAGGATCCGGTGGGGGTGTTCACCGCAGGCATGAACGGGACCGGCCCGGCAGCGGGCTTCACCGTCTCGCCGCGGCGTGCCCGCTGGCTGTCCCCGCTTTCCCGGCGGCGGAACGGCTACCTGGTCACGGAGACCGCCCTCCTGTCCCGGCATGGATTCCTGTGGCGGTCACTTCAGGTGGTTCCGCACAGCAGGACCCAGTCACTCGCCCTGGAACAGGGCCCGGTGGCCCGCCGCCTGCGCCTGGCGGACCTGGTCCTGCACTCCACGCCCGGACCGGTTTCTCCTCGAGTGGTGGAAATCGATGCGGACACCGCCCGGCAACTGCTCCATGAACAGGCGCAGCGTGCCCGGACCGCGCGCCGCCGGGACCTCCCGGAGCAGTGGCTGCGCGGCACCGGCCCTTCCCTGGCAAAGTCCGCACCCGCCGCCACGAACCCGGCCCCAGCCGCCCCGCCGCCCGGCTCTGCCAACCCGCCGCCCGGCTCTGCCAACCCGCCGCCCGGCTCTGCCAACCCGCCGCCCGGCTCTGCCAACCCGCCGCCCGGCTCTGCCAACCCGCCGCCCGGCTCTGCCAACCCGCCGCCCACCCCGGTTAAGCCACCACCCGTCTCCAAGGAGGAGCCTCCCCATGAACACCGCTGA
- a CDS encoding PH domain-containing protein — protein MPSEAIDPSAVQWQRVSPKYLRLRLLSWGIETVITLVVTGLPLVLRLTGIWPGYPAWLAWGLPIFFAVTLLWRGLLLPRQVRAIGYAERNEDLLLRRGIFFQRTLVVPYGRMQYVDVAVGPLERAFGLCTLKLHTAAPGTNAGIAGLPTDEGARLREHLSARGEAQLAGL, from the coding sequence ATGCCTAGCGAGGCTATTGACCCCTCAGCGGTGCAGTGGCAGCGCGTCTCGCCGAAGTACCTGCGGCTGAGGCTGCTGAGCTGGGGCATTGAAACCGTGATCACGCTGGTGGTGACCGGCCTTCCGCTGGTGCTGCGCCTCACCGGGATCTGGCCCGGGTATCCGGCGTGGCTGGCGTGGGGGCTGCCCATCTTCTTTGCCGTAACCCTGCTGTGGCGCGGACTCCTGCTTCCCCGCCAGGTCCGTGCGATCGGTTACGCCGAGCGCAACGAGGACCTGCTGCTTCGCCGGGGCATCTTCTTCCAGCGCACCCTGGTGGTTCCCTACGGCCGGATGCAGTACGTGGACGTCGCAGTGGGACCCCTGGAACGGGCCTTCGGGCTGTGCACGCTGAAACTCCATACCGCCGCCCCGGGCACCAACGCCGGCATTGCCGGGCTGCCGACCGACGAGGGTGCCCGCCTGCGGGAGCACTTGTCCGCCCGCGGCGAAGCGCAGCTGGCCGGGCTGTGA
- the folK gene encoding 2-amino-4-hydroxy-6-hydroxymethyldihydropteridine diphosphokinase, translating into MSAVHSVLALGSNLGESRDTLSSAVAELADHPQVRLSAVSPVVRTRPVGGPEQPDYLNLVVAIETDLEPHALLAHCQAVEARHHRERIVRWGPRTLDVDIITYGDLHLNDEDLIIPHPRAAARAFVLQPWAWMEPDARLDSVPVAELAARAEDLPGLEVFEGE; encoded by the coding sequence ATGAGTGCCGTCCATTCCGTCCTTGCCCTCGGAAGCAACCTCGGGGAAAGCCGGGACACTCTCTCCTCAGCGGTAGCGGAGCTGGCCGACCATCCGCAGGTACGGCTGAGCGCCGTTTCCCCCGTAGTCCGCACACGTCCGGTCGGCGGCCCTGAACAGCCTGACTACCTCAACCTCGTGGTGGCGATCGAAACCGACCTCGAACCGCACGCCCTGCTGGCGCACTGCCAGGCCGTCGAGGCACGCCACCACCGCGAACGCATTGTCCGGTGGGGCCCGAGGACCCTCGACGTCGACATCATCACGTACGGGGACCTGCACCTGAATGATGAGGACCTCATCATTCCGCACCCCCGTGCAGCGGCGAGGGCCTTCGTCCTGCAGCCCTGGGCCTGGATGGAACCCGACGCCCGGCTGGATTCGGTGCCCGTGGCCGAGTTGGCCGCCCGTGCCGAGGACCTTCCCGGACTCGAAGTCTTCGAAGGAGAATGA
- a CDS encoding DUF3180 domain-containing protein has protein sequence MSSIQYRWLAVIGLVAGVVGWAANFFLSENGYPAPVLSSVALVAIILVAGATLFLGLRVRSWRNGRRDRNLDPLAAARTVVLAQALAYAGALLLGWHAAIFLTQLPLWSLRPGHAGTWSALAVSVGGILMIATGLIVERFCKLPPVDKDGTGPGSGGGAGNGTVNGTGDGSGDGGEYA, from the coding sequence GTGAGCAGCATCCAATACCGGTGGCTGGCCGTCATCGGCCTCGTTGCCGGCGTTGTGGGCTGGGCCGCGAACTTCTTCCTGTCGGAAAACGGCTATCCAGCACCCGTGTTGAGCTCGGTGGCGCTGGTGGCCATCATCCTGGTGGCCGGTGCCACCCTCTTCCTCGGACTGCGGGTGCGCAGTTGGCGTAACGGCCGGCGGGACCGGAATCTGGATCCCCTTGCGGCCGCCCGTACGGTTGTCCTGGCGCAGGCACTCGCCTACGCCGGCGCCCTGCTGCTTGGCTGGCATGCCGCAATCTTCCTCACCCAGCTGCCCCTGTGGTCGCTGCGGCCGGGCCACGCGGGTACCTGGTCCGCCCTCGCGGTCAGCGTAGGCGGGATCCTGATGATTGCCACGGGGCTTATCGTAGAGCGGTTCTGTAAGCTGCCTCCTGTCGACAAGGACGGCACCGGGCCCGGCTCCGGAGGCGGAGCGGGGAACGGCACGGTGAATGGCACGGGGGATGGTTCGGGGGATGGTGGAGAATATGCCTAG
- a CDS encoding Rossmann-like and DUF2520 domain-containing protein produces the protein MNTADSASVEERRRRGRLGVGVIGAGRVGAVLGAALRAAEHAVVGVSAVSDASRERAENLLPGVPILEIPDIVERSELVLLAVPDDALGPLVSGLAKTGAWQAGQLVAHTSGRFGTEILAPARAAGAIPLALHPAMTFTGMSLDLTRLADCSFGISAPAAVLPIAQALVVEMGAEPVVIDEADRVLYHAALAHASNHLVTLASQSTQLLAGLGVEHPDRLLGPLMRASLENALASGEGALTGPVARGDVGTVSAHTRALAEAGTEDLRAAYAALSAATASRAVDRGLLTPQQGEAILAALRDPQEP, from the coding sequence ATGAACACCGCTGATTCAGCCAGCGTCGAAGAACGCCGGCGCCGCGGCCGGCTGGGGGTCGGCGTCATCGGTGCAGGCCGTGTCGGCGCCGTCCTCGGTGCTGCCCTGCGCGCAGCCGAGCACGCCGTCGTCGGGGTTTCCGCGGTGTCCGACGCCAGCCGCGAACGGGCGGAAAACCTGCTTCCCGGAGTGCCGATCCTTGAGATTCCGGACATCGTGGAACGCTCGGAACTGGTCCTGCTCGCCGTTCCGGACGACGCCCTGGGTCCGCTGGTCTCCGGGCTGGCGAAAACCGGCGCCTGGCAGGCAGGGCAGTTGGTAGCCCACACCTCGGGGCGGTTCGGCACGGAAATCCTTGCCCCGGCCCGGGCAGCGGGCGCCATTCCCCTTGCACTGCACCCGGCCATGACCTTCACCGGGATGAGCCTGGACCTGACCCGGCTGGCGGACTGCTCCTTCGGCATCAGCGCCCCCGCCGCCGTCCTGCCGATCGCCCAGGCACTCGTGGTGGAGATGGGCGCCGAACCGGTCGTCATCGACGAAGCGGACCGGGTGCTCTACCACGCGGCCCTCGCCCACGCCTCCAACCACCTGGTCACCCTCGCCTCCCAGTCCACGCAGCTGCTGGCCGGCCTCGGCGTCGAACATCCGGACCGGCTCCTGGGCCCGCTCATGCGCGCGTCGCTGGAAAACGCGCTGGCCTCCGGCGAGGGGGCCCTCACCGGCCCGGTTGCCCGGGGCGACGTCGGCACCGTGTCCGCACATACCCGCGCCCTTGCCGAGGCAGGCACGGAGGACCTCCGCGCCGCCTACGCCGCGCTGTCCGCCGCAACCGCCTCCCGGGCCGTGGACCGCGGACTACTCACTCCCCAGCAGGGCGAAGCCATCCTGGCCGCCCTTCGGGACCCGCAGGAACCCTGA
- the panC gene encoding pantoate--beta-alanine ligase, whose protein sequence is MNTPRLVTTAAELRSATEELLEKAAAANSSRIPSLALVPTMGALHEGHASLMGAARADNDVVTASVFVNPLQFDDPADLQRYPRTLDADLELLGRAGVDLVFAPSEAEMYPGGAPRVRVSAGTMGTRWEGAVRPGHFDGVLTVVAKLFHLAAPRVPARFRAYFGQKDAQQVALIRRMVSDLNFDVEVTGVPIVRAADGLAESSRNRFLDAGQRQAALVLSRALNLLKERAAAGRPLDLPDAVELVSSQPGVELDYFEVVDPQTLEPLAGTAGEPLAGTALALLAARVGPVRLIDNTLLP, encoded by the coding sequence TTGAACACCCCCCGCCTCGTCACCACCGCTGCCGAACTGCGCTCCGCCACCGAGGAGCTGCTCGAAAAAGCGGCCGCAGCCAACTCCTCCCGCATTCCCTCCCTCGCACTGGTTCCCACCATGGGCGCCCTGCACGAAGGGCACGCCTCCCTGATGGGCGCCGCCCGGGCGGACAACGACGTCGTCACCGCCTCGGTGTTCGTCAATCCCCTCCAGTTCGACGACCCGGCGGACCTCCAGCGGTACCCCCGCACCCTCGATGCGGACCTGGAGCTTCTGGGCCGCGCCGGGGTGGACCTCGTCTTCGCCCCGTCCGAGGCCGAAATGTACCCCGGTGGAGCGCCGCGGGTCCGCGTGAGCGCCGGCACCATGGGTACCCGCTGGGAGGGTGCCGTCCGCCCGGGACACTTCGACGGCGTGCTGACCGTGGTTGCCAAGCTCTTCCACCTGGCAGCTCCGCGGGTACCGGCGCGCTTCCGGGCGTACTTCGGGCAGAAGGACGCCCAGCAGGTGGCCCTGATCCGGCGGATGGTCTCGGACCTCAACTTCGACGTGGAGGTCACCGGCGTGCCGATTGTCCGGGCGGCGGACGGGCTCGCCGAATCCAGCCGTAACCGCTTCCTCGACGCCGGCCAGCGGCAGGCGGCACTGGTGCTGTCCCGGGCGCTGAACCTGCTGAAGGAACGCGCTGCGGCGGGCCGGCCCCTGGACCTGCCCGACGCCGTCGAGCTCGTCTCGTCGCAGCCCGGAGTGGAACTGGACTACTTCGAGGTGGTGGACCCGCAGACCCTTGAACCGCTCGCTGGAACTGCCGGCGAACCACTGGCCGGAACCGCGCTGGCGCTGCTGGCTGCACGGGTAGGCCCGGTCCGCCTGATCGACAACACCCTGCTGCCGTAG
- the folB gene encoding dihydroneopterin aldolase produces MLSTGASGPALRDRITLSGITATGFHGVFPHERRDGQPFVVDLVLFTDLGPAAATDDLTLTAHYGEVAERVVQIITGEPLNLIEALAARIADAVLASFSVLAAVEVTVHKPKAPITVQFGDVAVTIHRERA; encoded by the coding sequence ATGCTGAGCACGGGAGCTTCCGGACCGGCGCTGAGGGACCGGATCACCCTAAGCGGCATCACTGCCACCGGTTTCCACGGTGTCTTTCCCCACGAGCGGCGGGACGGGCAACCCTTCGTTGTGGATCTGGTCCTGTTCACCGATCTGGGGCCGGCAGCGGCCACGGATGACCTGACGCTGACGGCGCATTACGGCGAGGTTGCCGAACGCGTGGTGCAGATCATCACAGGGGAACCGTTGAACCTGATCGAGGCGCTGGCGGCCCGGATTGCGGACGCCGTCCTTGCTTCCTTCTCCGTCCTTGCCGCAGTCGAGGTCACCGTGCATAAGCCGAAGGCACCGATCACGGTGCAGTTCGGCGATGTTGCGGTCACTATCCACCGGGAGCGCGCATGA
- the folE gene encoding GTP cyclohydrolase I FolE yields the protein MTDFDDDLLTAVAAADSPVDRPRIERAVREILLAIGEDPDRDGLRETPSRVAKSYTEIFAGLHQSPSDLLATTFDLDHEEMVLVKDIPFYSTCEHHLVPFHGSAHIGYIPSHEGKVTGLSKLARLVDIYARRPQVQERLTTQIVDALMTNLSPRGAIVVIECEHLCMSMRGVRKPGAKTVTSAVRGQLRETATRAEAMSLILGR from the coding sequence GTGACGGATTTCGATGATGACCTACTGACCGCCGTAGCGGCAGCGGATTCCCCGGTGGATCGGCCAAGGATTGAACGGGCGGTCCGGGAGATCCTCCTCGCGATCGGGGAGGACCCGGACCGTGACGGTTTACGGGAAACCCCCAGCAGAGTGGCCAAGTCCTACACCGAGATTTTCGCCGGACTGCACCAGAGCCCCTCGGACCTGTTGGCCACCACGTTTGACCTGGACCATGAGGAAATGGTCCTGGTCAAGGACATTCCCTTTTATTCCACCTGCGAGCACCACCTCGTGCCCTTCCACGGCTCCGCGCACATCGGCTACATCCCCTCCCACGAGGGCAAAGTGACCGGACTGTCGAAGCTCGCCCGGCTGGTTGACATCTACGCCCGCCGGCCCCAGGTCCAGGAGCGGTTGACCACCCAGATCGTGGACGCACTGATGACCAATCTTTCCCCCCGCGGTGCCATAGTGGTTATTGAATGCGAGCACCTGTGCATGTCGATGCGCGGGGTACGCAAGCCAGGCGCCAAAACCGTGACCTCGGCGGTGCGCGGCCAGCTGCGCGAGACCGCGACCCGCGCAGAAGCAATGAGCCTGATACTAGGACGATAG
- the lysS gene encoding lysine--tRNA ligase, with protein MRIRAEKRARLIDRGDEAYPVGVERTASLKEVREKFGHLEADEASGETVGVTGRVVFIRNTGKLCFATLQEGDGTRLQAMLSLAVVGEESLADWKSLVDLGDIVFIRGEVISSRRGELSVMAQSWSMASKALRPLPVLHAGLSEETRVRQRYVDLMVRDEARDMVYKRAAVIRGVRDTLHGHGYVEVETPMLQLVHGGAAARPFETHLNAFDQKMTLRIATELYLKRAVVGGIERVFEIGRIFRNEGVDSTHSPEFTTLECYEAYADQFVMAERMKEIILHCADLMGSRKIETAAGTIDLDGEWRWLSVYPGLSEAVGMQITPDTDAAVLRDVAEKHGVKVDPKWDAEKLVIELFGEIVEPTLLQPTFVYDYPPSAQPLARPNREDPRLIEAWDLIIGGMERGTAFSELIDPVIQRERLTEQSLLAAGGDDEAMALDEDFLRALEYGAPPMGGIGLGIDRLVMLFTNTGIRETILFPLLKPEMG; from the coding sequence ATGCGCATCCGTGCCGAGAAGCGTGCGCGGCTCATCGACCGGGGGGATGAGGCCTACCCGGTAGGGGTGGAACGCACCGCCTCCCTCAAGGAAGTACGCGAAAAGTTCGGCCACCTCGAGGCCGACGAAGCCAGCGGCGAGACCGTGGGCGTTACCGGCCGTGTGGTGTTCATCCGCAACACCGGAAAGCTCTGCTTCGCCACCCTGCAGGAAGGCGACGGAACCCGGCTGCAGGCCATGCTGAGCCTCGCCGTTGTCGGCGAGGAATCCCTGGCGGACTGGAAGTCGCTGGTGGACCTGGGCGACATCGTCTTTATCCGCGGAGAGGTTATCTCTTCCCGACGCGGTGAACTCTCGGTGATGGCCCAGTCCTGGTCGATGGCCTCCAAGGCCCTGCGCCCGCTGCCGGTGCTGCACGCCGGACTGAGCGAGGAAACCCGCGTCCGCCAGCGCTACGTGGACCTGATGGTGCGCGACGAAGCGCGGGACATGGTCTACAAGCGCGCGGCAGTCATCCGCGGAGTCCGCGACACCCTGCACGGACACGGCTATGTGGAGGTGGAAACCCCCATGCTGCAGCTGGTGCACGGCGGTGCCGCTGCCCGGCCGTTCGAAACTCACCTGAACGCCTTCGACCAGAAGATGACCCTGCGCATCGCCACGGAGCTGTACCTCAAGCGTGCAGTGGTGGGCGGGATTGAGCGGGTGTTCGAAATCGGGCGCATTTTCCGCAACGAGGGCGTGGACTCCACGCATTCCCCCGAATTCACCACGCTGGAATGCTACGAGGCCTACGCGGACCAGTTTGTGATGGCCGAGCGGATGAAGGAAATCATCCTGCACTGCGCGGACCTCATGGGCAGCCGGAAGATCGAAACCGCTGCCGGCACCATTGACCTGGACGGCGAGTGGCGCTGGCTGAGCGTCTACCCTGGCCTGTCCGAAGCAGTGGGCATGCAGATCACCCCGGATACCGACGCCGCCGTGCTCCGCGATGTTGCGGAAAAGCACGGCGTGAAGGTGGATCCGAAGTGGGACGCGGAAAAGCTGGTTATTGAACTATTCGGCGAAATTGTTGAGCCGACGCTGCTGCAGCCGACCTTCGTGTACGACTACCCGCCCTCGGCGCAGCCGCTCGCCCGTCCGAACCGCGAGGATCCCCGCCTGATCGAGGCCTGGGACCTCATTATCGGCGGCATGGAACGCGGTACGGCATTCTCGGAACTGATTGACCCGGTTATCCAGCGTGAACGCCTCACCGAGCAGTCCCTGCTGGCGGCCGGCGGCGATGACGAGGCCATGGCCCTGGACGAAGACTTCCTGCGGGCACTGGAATATGGTGCCCCTCCGATGGGCGGGATCGGCCTTGGAATTGACCGCCTTGTGATGCTTTTCACGAATACCGGAATCAGGGAAACAATTCTGTTCCCCCTCCTTAAGCCGGAAATGGGTTAG
- the folP gene encoding dihydropteroate synthase, whose protein sequence is MDSLAAAPGTGPATSPLPVVRPARRARKLSDLPADRTLVMGVLNVTPDSFSDGGQFADTDAAIRAGLKMHYEGADIIDVGGESTRPDSVRISPEEEQARVLPVVEAMVRAGALVSIDTMNAATAEKAIEAGAAIINDVSGTETDPQMPGLVARTGVSYILMHSRGNVRSNDPNASYADVVEEVAAEMLKVRDRFYAAGAAPEQIILDPGLGFSKDGEQNWELLRGIGRLNALGHRVLIGASRKRFLGSLLTSYGKAAQPLERDNATVAVSALAASAGAWAVRVHNVPASLDAVKVAAAWKG, encoded by the coding sequence ATGGATTCACTCGCTGCCGCACCCGGCACCGGCCCGGCAACCTCCCCGTTGCCCGTAGTGCGGCCCGCCCGCAGGGCGCGCAAGCTCTCCGACCTTCCCGCCGACCGCACCCTGGTCATGGGCGTCCTGAACGTCACCCCCGATTCCTTCAGTGACGGCGGGCAATTCGCCGATACTGACGCAGCCATCCGTGCGGGGCTGAAGATGCACTACGAAGGCGCAGACATCATCGACGTCGGCGGCGAATCCACCCGGCCTGACTCCGTGCGCATCTCCCCGGAGGAGGAGCAGGCACGGGTCTTGCCCGTGGTCGAGGCCATGGTCCGTGCAGGGGCACTCGTCAGCATCGACACCATGAATGCCGCCACGGCGGAAAAGGCGATTGAAGCCGGCGCCGCGATCATCAATGACGTGTCCGGCACCGAAACCGATCCTCAGATGCCCGGGCTTGTTGCGCGTACGGGGGTCTCCTACATCCTGATGCACAGCCGCGGCAATGTCCGCAGCAATGACCCCAACGCCAGCTACGCCGACGTCGTCGAAGAGGTGGCAGCGGAAATGCTGAAGGTCCGTGACCGGTTCTACGCCGCCGGTGCCGCCCCCGAACAGATCATCCTCGACCCCGGGCTGGGCTTCTCCAAGGACGGCGAACAGAACTGGGAGCTGCTGCGCGGAATCGGCCGTCTCAACGCCTTGGGCCACCGCGTGCTTATCGGTGCATCCCGCAAGCGTTTCCTCGGCTCGCTGCTCACCAGCTACGGGAAGGCGGCCCAGCCGCTGGAACGCGACAACGCCACGGTCGCGGTGTCCGCACTGGCGGCGTCCGCCGGCGCCTGGGCAGTGCGCGTGCACAACGTCCCGGCCAGCCTCGACGCCGTAAAAGTCGCCGCAGCCTGGAAAGGGTAG